A single region of the Zootoca vivipara chromosome 2, rZooViv1.1, whole genome shotgun sequence genome encodes:
- the LOC118081012 gene encoding vesicle-trafficking protein SEC22b-B, protein MVLLTMISRVQDGLLLAASMQETEQSNRNFQEYHSQAKQLFRKLGEHSPNRCSLQAGAMTFHYLISQGICYLTLCEAAYSKKLAFAFLEELQAEFWELYGKKVSSVSRPYAFIEFDLYIQKLKKSYLDTWSKRHLSSINMELQDVQKIMVTNIEEVLQRGEALSALDSKASNLSTLSKKYRHDAKLLNSRSAYAKAAATSLVFVILMIYIRFWWLV, encoded by the exons ATGGTCTTGCTTACCATGATTAGCCGGGTCCAAGACGGGCTTCTCCTGGCAGCTTCTATGCAAGAAACGGAGCAG TCAAACCGGAACTTCCAAGAATATCACAGCCAAGCGAAGCAACTTTTCCGGAAGCTCGGGGAGCATTCGCCGAACCGCTGTTCCTTGCAGGCTGGGGCGATGACTTTCCA ctATCTGATCAGCCAGGGCATTTGCTACCTGACGCTGTGCGAAGCTGCTTACTCCAAAAAGCTGGCCTTCGCCTTCCTGGAGGAGCTGCAAGccgaattctgggagctgtatgGGAAGAAGGTGTCCTCCGTGTCACGGCCGTACGCCTTCATCGAGTTTG acctCTATATCCAGAAGCTGAAGAAATCCTACCTGGACACCTGGTCCAAGCGCCACCTGAGCAGCATCAACATGGAACTACAGGATGTTCAGAAAATCATGGTGACCAACATTGAAGAGGTGCTCCAACGCGGAGAGGCCTTATCAG CTCTGGATTCCAAGGCCAGCAACCTGTCAACTCTCTCCAAGAAATACCGCCATGACGCCAAACTCCTCAACAGCCGTTCCGCCTACGCCAAAGCTGCCGCTACCAGTCTTGTCTTTGTCATACTTATGATCTACATACGCTTCTGGTGGCTGGTGTGA